One Rhodococcus sp. P1Y DNA window includes the following coding sequences:
- a CDS encoding histidine phosphatase family protein: MQLILVRHALPVRSEDSADPPLAELGVDQAARLPGALARFAIARTVASSQLRALQTGTGVAAELGLTLESDERLTEYDRDFGGYIPIEDAREEFADAFARIKAGHLPEQVDEGAFRDRVLGGMAEAVSGVEHTDTVVVFAHGGVINILLQDVLGTPTVLGFPIDYCSITRILYSRNGSRSVASVNETQHVWDLLPRNR; encoded by the coding sequence GTGCAGCTGATCCTGGTACGCCACGCATTGCCCGTCCGTTCGGAGGACTCGGCTGATCCACCTCTCGCCGAGCTCGGGGTGGATCAGGCTGCACGACTTCCCGGCGCTTTGGCCCGCTTCGCGATTGCCCGTACCGTCGCGAGCAGCCAGTTGCGGGCGTTGCAGACGGGAACCGGAGTGGCAGCAGAACTCGGTCTGACGTTGGAATCCGACGAACGCCTCACCGAATACGACCGTGACTTCGGCGGCTACATCCCCATCGAGGACGCTCGGGAAGAGTTCGCCGACGCGTTTGCCCGTATCAAGGCAGGCCATTTGCCCGAGCAGGTCGACGAAGGCGCGTTTCGCGACCGTGTGCTCGGTGGAATGGCCGAGGCTGTGTCCGGCGTCGAACACACCGACACCGTGGTGGTCTTCGCGCACGGCGGCGTGATCAACATCCTTCTGCAGGATGTTCTCGGAACGCCCACGGTGCTCGGATTCCCGATCGACTACTGTTCGATCACTCGAATTCTTTACTCACGCAACGGTAGCCGCTCGGTGGCCTCGGTCAACGAGACTCAGCACGTGTGGGATTTGCTGCCCCGCAATCGCTAA
- a CDS encoding cutinase family protein — MRVKKLVATVGSAMAVIAGVGVLPTATASADPGSCPSLYVVAVPGTWETSSGAAPKPGMLTAVTDRIASSSIRTDYVSYPATAFPWEGGVYGESRAVATANAGGMIKAMADQCGTTKFGIIGYSQGADAAGDLAASIGTGLGVVPADRVVAVGLISDPKRSDVDALVGPEVVGTGVGGPRVGGFGYVSPVVRTFCAVGDLYCSTPKDDYVARLAGFLAVSSDPSPSVAAQAQKDAEVLLGDIAAAGGLPVLQGQLSDQANEQRRREIEAFYRSGIHQEYGSYAVDSNGTSATTWLANYLRDSI; from the coding sequence ATGCGCGTGAAGAAGCTCGTCGCCACCGTCGGTTCCGCGATGGCCGTGATTGCCGGAGTCGGAGTACTGCCGACGGCCACTGCTTCGGCCGATCCAGGTTCGTGCCCGAGCCTCTACGTCGTCGCTGTTCCCGGAACCTGGGAGACCAGCTCGGGTGCTGCGCCGAAGCCCGGCATGTTGACCGCTGTCACGGACCGGATCGCCAGTTCGAGCATCAGGACCGACTATGTGTCCTATCCCGCCACCGCGTTTCCGTGGGAGGGCGGTGTATACGGCGAATCCCGTGCAGTCGCAACGGCCAACGCGGGCGGCATGATCAAGGCAATGGCCGATCAGTGCGGTACGACGAAGTTCGGCATCATCGGCTACAGCCAGGGTGCCGATGCCGCAGGTGACCTCGCGGCAAGCATCGGGACGGGCCTGGGCGTCGTACCTGCCGATCGGGTGGTTGCCGTCGGACTGATCTCCGATCCGAAACGGTCCGACGTCGACGCACTTGTCGGTCCCGAGGTCGTCGGCACCGGAGTCGGCGGCCCCCGCGTCGGCGGCTTCGGATACGTCAGTCCGGTCGTCCGCACGTTCTGCGCCGTCGGCGATCTGTACTGCTCGACGCCGAAGGACGATTACGTCGCCAGGCTCGCCGGGTTCCTCGCGGTCTCGTCCGATCCGAGCCCCAGCGTCGCCGCACAGGCTCAGAAGGACGCCGAGGTTCTCCTCGGCGACATCGCGGCTGCCGGCGGACTACCGGTACTGCAGGGCCAGCTGTCCGATCAAGCCAACGAGCAACGCCGACGTGAGATCGAGGCGTTCTACCGGTCCGGAATTCACCAGGAATACGGTTCGTACGCAGTGGATTCCAACGGTACGAGCGCAACGACCTGGTTGGCGAACTACCTACGGGACAGCATCTAG
- a CDS encoding phage infection protein codes for MGKLRFLRRPSAALVALAFPLVAAGAFALGAGYDLSPDSEQTLASESATQAGAEEGASGDPLAASRRSLQQANLPISFLSGGVSQLTDGGKQLNDGVVQLADGITQAHDGTIQLADGFVQYQDGIGQLGDGASQISGGVDQLVDRLSAFGAQQSEFTAKLEATAVQVDSFPHPGSDAISGQIRSVIDTLNTQGFGPSTLDQLQTLKNGAQQLSGELNNPSGQFLTATGQIGDATVQLRDGLGQLDDGGGQLRAGTDQLVTAVGPVSGIVSGIQTNVQEASASLPKASELNADDSGATVVAVAPTSASTPVAPYLIAALVAVGAIGAVSLVRVLSRDSRLRWVAAAVAILAVGICAALAFAFTAPEAGIGALLGAGLFLVVSAAAYLAAAGAIQRLLGPTVGQAVNVALLLIQVVVCGAAYASSAAIWGHLSAFMPMAYTAAGAREIGYSAMTSTGWLAIALTAVLLVVSGLVMRRSEADLPNHA; via the coding sequence ATGGGTAAATTGCGCTTTCTTCGTCGGCCGTCTGCTGCTCTCGTAGCCCTTGCGTTTCCGCTGGTAGCGGCGGGCGCGTTCGCGCTCGGCGCCGGCTACGACCTGAGTCCCGACAGTGAGCAGACCCTCGCGTCCGAATCTGCGACCCAGGCAGGTGCCGAGGAGGGCGCATCGGGCGACCCGCTCGCAGCGTCCAGGCGAAGTCTTCAGCAAGCCAACCTGCCCATCAGCTTCCTCTCCGGCGGAGTGTCGCAGCTGACCGACGGCGGCAAACAGCTGAACGACGGTGTCGTCCAACTCGCCGACGGCATCACCCAGGCGCACGACGGCACCATCCAGCTCGCCGACGGTTTCGTTCAGTACCAGGACGGAATAGGCCAGCTTGGCGACGGTGCGTCGCAGATCAGCGGCGGTGTCGATCAGCTCGTGGACCGGCTGTCTGCGTTCGGTGCGCAGCAGTCGGAGTTCACGGCCAAGCTCGAAGCCACAGCCGTGCAGGTCGACAGCTTTCCGCATCCCGGTTCCGACGCCATCTCGGGTCAGATTCGCAGCGTCATCGACACGTTGAACACGCAAGGTTTCGGCCCGTCGACCCTCGACCAGCTGCAGACCCTCAAGAACGGGGCCCAGCAGCTGTCGGGCGAGTTGAACAATCCGTCCGGCCAGTTCCTGACGGCCACCGGTCAGATCGGCGACGCCACCGTGCAATTGCGCGACGGACTGGGACAGCTCGACGACGGCGGTGGCCAACTTCGAGCCGGAACCGATCAGCTCGTCACTGCCGTCGGGCCTGTGTCAGGCATTGTCAGCGGAATTCAGACCAACGTCCAGGAGGCGTCGGCGTCATTGCCGAAGGCATCCGAGCTGAACGCCGACGACTCCGGGGCCACCGTCGTCGCGGTCGCCCCTACCTCCGCCAGCACACCGGTTGCGCCGTACCTCATCGCCGCTCTCGTGGCTGTCGGCGCGATCGGAGCAGTCAGCCTGGTCCGCGTGCTGAGTCGCGACTCTCGTCTTCGGTGGGTTGCTGCCGCCGTCGCGATACTCGCAGTCGGAATCTGCGCTGCCTTGGCGTTCGCTTTCACCGCCCCGGAAGCCGGAATTGGAGCACTCCTGGGGGCCGGGCTCTTCCTGGTCGTCTCCGCTGCCGCGTACCTCGCCGCCGCCGGCGCGATACAACGCTTGCTCGGACCGACCGTCGGGCAGGCCGTGAACGTCGCACTGTTGTTGATCCAGGTCGTCGTCTGCGGCGCAGCCTATGCCAGCAGTGCGGCCATCTGGGGTCACCTCTCGGCGTTCATGCCGATGGCGTACACAGCGGCCGGTGCTCGCGAGATCGGCTACTCCGCGATGACGTCGACGGGGTGGCTGGCGATTGCCCTGACGGCAGTACTGCTGGTCGTCTCGGGCCTCGTCATGAGGCGATCAGAAGCGGATCTACCGAACCACGCGTAG
- a CDS encoding alpha/beta fold hydrolase produces MFPVKQRRSIQQRSPGRVLDVNGLRTHVVSRGGGPTVVLCGGLGGNWFDWDDCAGILSAFHTVVVFDRPGFGLSEPFPHGETPTVVGEAARILGVLDALTLTGPAVIVGHSLAGFYAEAFARLYPDRTAGVLLLDASAERDPWAVIPKRLRIEAAYVLAGALSRTGLQRLLGTTVRRILNQSIPPDGIPIETHDWIEQIYRNPTYLEASLIEDFVYPDMAAELNTIRRRTSMPTQEWSLRNDQNKQCPVTVAAAHTGRPTPWGRMWLNKQQRLARYLNAKFTVVRDAHHHAMIDQPAEVAGLIAELVSHHGGVDT; encoded by the coding sequence ATGTTTCCCGTGAAACAACGGCGTTCCATCCAACAGCGATCGCCGGGCCGTGTGCTCGACGTGAACGGGCTGAGGACCCATGTCGTCAGCAGAGGCGGCGGCCCGACGGTTGTGCTGTGCGGCGGACTCGGCGGGAATTGGTTCGATTGGGACGACTGCGCCGGCATTCTGTCGGCGTTCCACACCGTAGTGGTGTTCGACCGGCCCGGATTCGGCCTCAGTGAACCGTTCCCGCACGGGGAGACGCCCACTGTCGTCGGCGAGGCCGCACGGATCCTCGGCGTACTCGACGCGCTGACACTGACGGGGCCGGCGGTGATCGTCGGGCATTCTCTTGCGGGTTTTTACGCCGAGGCGTTCGCGCGGCTCTATCCCGATCGCACGGCAGGCGTACTACTGCTCGACGCGAGTGCCGAGCGTGACCCATGGGCGGTGATTCCGAAACGTCTGCGTATCGAAGCGGCATACGTGCTGGCCGGGGCGCTGTCACGGACAGGTCTGCAGAGGCTCCTGGGCACCACCGTCCGGCGAATCCTGAACCAGTCGATCCCACCGGACGGCATTCCTATCGAGACCCACGACTGGATCGAACAGATCTACCGGAACCCGACGTACCTGGAAGCGTCGTTGATCGAGGACTTCGTCTACCCGGACATGGCTGCGGAGTTGAACACGATCCGGCGTCGAACATCCATGCCGACACAGGAGTGGAGCCTGCGGAATGACCAGAACAAGCAGTGTCCGGTCACCGTTGCGGCCGCCCACACCGGGAGGCCGACGCCGTGGGGACGAATGTGGCTGAACAAGCAGCAGCGACTCGCGCGGTACCTGAACGCGAAGTTCACCGTGGTCAGAGACGCACATCACCACGCGATGATCGATCAGCCCGCCGAAGTGGCAGGACTGATCGCGGAACTGGTGTCACATCACGGGGGCGTCGACACGTAA
- a CDS encoding MFS transporter, translated as MSFSTDDVLGWEGHPRGSRDYKRLVAALLFAGIATFAQLYSVQGILPLIASSLKITPSQSSLAVGFATVGVAVSVLPWSVIADRIGRVKSMSISVIAATVLGLIVPLSSSLPMLLTLRFFEGAALGGLPAIAIAYLSEEVHRKHTALAAATYVSGTTLGGLLGRIVAGPVAELTNWRIGTLTVSVIAAVAAALFLVLAPKPRRFLGTSADEPPLGTRLRANLRDPGMLALYAQGFLLMGGFVAIYNFLGFRLEDSPFGLPQSLISLIFVAYLSGTVSSRVAGQLAVKHGRGPVLAGSTAVMIAGVGLTISGNLVVILGGLVVLTIGFFAAHAIASGWTGHRATVGRAQATSLYNLFYYGGSSLIGWLGGVIYQQFGWTVMALFVAVLAAAAMVVMRFAPVSAHAVTSERSQAASVAP; from the coding sequence ATGAGTTTCTCGACAGACGATGTCCTGGGGTGGGAGGGCCATCCACGCGGGTCCCGTGACTACAAACGACTCGTCGCAGCCCTGTTGTTCGCGGGTATCGCAACGTTCGCGCAGCTGTACTCGGTGCAGGGCATTCTGCCGCTCATCGCGTCGAGCCTGAAGATCACACCGTCGCAATCGTCGCTTGCCGTGGGCTTCGCGACCGTTGGTGTCGCGGTATCGGTCCTGCCGTGGTCGGTGATCGCCGACCGAATCGGCCGGGTCAAGTCGATGAGCATCTCGGTGATCGCGGCGACGGTGTTGGGGCTGATCGTCCCGTTGTCGTCGTCGCTCCCGATGTTGCTGACTCTGAGGTTCTTCGAAGGCGCAGCGCTGGGCGGTCTGCCTGCCATTGCCATCGCGTACTTGAGCGAGGAAGTTCACCGCAAACACACGGCTCTCGCAGCCGCGACGTATGTGTCGGGCACGACGTTGGGTGGACTTCTGGGGCGAATTGTCGCGGGACCGGTTGCCGAGCTCACCAACTGGCGGATCGGCACGCTGACGGTCTCGGTCATCGCCGCCGTCGCGGCCGCGCTGTTTCTCGTCCTCGCGCCCAAGCCTCGCCGCTTCCTCGGTACGTCCGCAGACGAACCGCCGCTGGGGACGAGGTTGAGGGCCAACCTCAGAGATCCGGGCATGCTTGCGTTGTACGCCCAAGGTTTTCTGCTGATGGGCGGGTTCGTCGCGATCTACAATTTCCTCGGCTTCAGGCTGGAGGACTCGCCGTTCGGACTGCCGCAGTCACTGATCAGCCTTATTTTCGTGGCCTACCTGAGCGGGACGGTGTCTTCGCGAGTGGCGGGTCAGCTGGCGGTCAAGCACGGTCGGGGTCCGGTTCTCGCCGGATCGACGGCCGTCATGATCGCGGGTGTCGGGCTCACGATCAGCGGCAACTTGGTCGTTATTCTCGGTGGTCTCGTGGTCCTGACCATCGGATTCTTTGCCGCTCACGCCATTGCCTCGGGGTGGACCGGTCACCGGGCAACGGTAGGCCGCGCGCAGGCGACCTCGCTCTACAACCTCTTCTACTACGGCGGATCGAGCCTGATCGGGTGGCTCGGCGGCGTCATCTACCAGCAGTTCGGTTGGACGGTGATGGCACTGTTCGTCGCCGTACTGGCCGCTGCTGCGATGGTGGTCATGCGCTTCGCGCCTGTGAGTGCCCACGCCGTGACGAGTGAGCGCTCACAGGCGGCTTCAGTTGCGCCCTAG
- a CDS encoding beta-ketoacyl-ACP synthase III translates to MGAISTTQGRQSKLLGLGVHRPERVVTNDEICEFIDSSDEWIQTRSGIKNRRFTEPKQNVVYMAIEAGKKALEASGVAADQIDTVIVATSTHLEQTPQAAAKVAFALGTNGPAAFDIGAGCAGFCYALTVASDLVKAGTSKYVLVIGAEQLSETTDPYDRTTRFIFADGAGAVIVGQSDETEIGPAVWGSDGSQADAIFQTIDWYDYIMTEGAERPWIKMNGISVFRWAAFEMGKAAQKVLDVAGIKADELHAFVPHQANSRITELLAKSLNLNEETPVANDIAETGNTSAASIPLAMEELLRTGKAKEGDTALLLAFGAGLSYAGQIVKLPKL, encoded by the coding sequence ATGGGTGCGATCAGCACAACGCAGGGACGCCAGTCGAAGCTACTCGGACTGGGTGTTCACCGCCCGGAGCGAGTAGTGACCAACGACGAGATCTGCGAGTTCATCGACTCGAGCGACGAGTGGATTCAGACGCGGTCCGGCATCAAGAACCGGCGCTTCACCGAGCCCAAGCAGAACGTTGTGTACATGGCCATCGAGGCCGGCAAGAAGGCCCTCGAAGCAAGCGGCGTCGCCGCTGATCAGATCGACACGGTCATCGTCGCGACCTCGACTCACCTCGAGCAGACGCCACAGGCTGCCGCGAAGGTCGCATTCGCACTCGGCACCAACGGGCCGGCCGCATTCGACATCGGCGCCGGTTGCGCCGGATTCTGCTACGCACTCACCGTCGCATCCGACCTGGTCAAAGCCGGAACGTCGAAATACGTTCTCGTCATCGGCGCTGAACAGCTCAGCGAGACCACCGATCCGTACGACCGCACGACGCGCTTCATCTTCGCCGACGGCGCAGGCGCAGTGATCGTCGGGCAGAGCGACGAAACCGAGATCGGACCCGCAGTCTGGGGCTCGGACGGCTCACAGGCCGACGCCATTTTCCAGACGATCGACTGGTACGACTACATCATGACCGAGGGTGCCGAGCGTCCCTGGATCAAGATGAACGGCATCTCCGTGTTCCGCTGGGCTGCGTTCGAGATGGGTAAGGCTGCGCAGAAAGTCCTCGACGTCGCGGGCATCAAAGCCGACGAACTGCACGCATTCGTCCCGCACCAGGCGAACAGTCGAATCACCGAGCTGCTGGCCAAGAGCCTCAACTTGAACGAGGAGACCCCGGTCGCCAACGACATCGCCGAGACCGGAAACACCTCGGCCGCGTCCATCCCACTGGCCATGGAAGAGCTGCTCCGCACCGGTAAGGCCAAAGAGGGCGACACCGCTCTGCTCCTCGCCTTCGGTGCGGGTCTGTCCTACGCCGGTCAGATCGTCAAGCTTCCCAAGCTGTAA
- a CDS encoding MFS transporter, translating into MGASTPKETRQANKGATVHEKATRKDWLGLSVLVIPILLVSMDISVLYLALPAVTADLQPSSNQTLWILDLYGFFLAGLLITMGSVGDRIGRRRLLMIGAMVFGAASVLAAFSTSPEMLLVARALLGVGGATIAPSTLSLIRNMFHDPGQRKEAIGVWTAGFAGGGAIGPVIGGFLLEHFWWGSVFLVNIPVMVLLLVSAPLLVPEFKDPNPGKFDPISVGLSIAAMLGIVYAIKHGAQDGLDATTVSTAVGGLILATLFVLRQRRARDPLIDITLFAERAFSAAVLVQFLVIFALTGFSLFASQYLQLLVGLGPLAAGLWLLIPAAAAALGAVLSPTLSKYVPTGAIIAGGLLLIAFGSLTMHFVGANSGIPLLITGMSLITLGVGAASTLNSDIVLTAAAPEKAGAASALSETGAELGGAVGIAILGTIGTTVYRNGIENSLPPETPPEIAGPAAETVGGGMAVADYLPAPLADALRELAASSFIDGLNLAGAWSAGLMAVSTVVVFLLLRGKATSS; encoded by the coding sequence ATGGGCGCGTCGACACCGAAAGAAACCCGTCAGGCAAACAAAGGGGCCACCGTGCACGAGAAGGCAACACGCAAGGACTGGCTCGGGCTCAGTGTTCTCGTCATACCGATTCTTCTGGTGTCCATGGACATCTCGGTGCTCTACCTGGCATTACCTGCCGTCACTGCCGATCTTCAGCCGAGTAGCAATCAGACGCTGTGGATCCTCGACCTGTACGGCTTCTTCCTCGCCGGCCTTCTGATCACCATGGGATCAGTGGGCGACCGAATCGGCAGACGTCGCCTGCTGATGATCGGTGCCATGGTCTTCGGCGCGGCCTCGGTGCTCGCTGCATTCTCGACATCCCCCGAGATGTTGCTCGTTGCGCGCGCCCTGCTCGGCGTCGGCGGAGCGACCATCGCGCCGAGCACACTGTCTCTGATCCGCAACATGTTTCACGACCCCGGTCAACGCAAGGAAGCCATCGGCGTGTGGACCGCCGGGTTCGCAGGCGGCGGCGCGATCGGTCCCGTCATCGGCGGATTCCTGCTCGAGCACTTCTGGTGGGGCTCGGTGTTCCTCGTCAACATTCCGGTGATGGTTCTCCTGCTCGTCAGTGCCCCACTGCTTGTCCCCGAGTTCAAGGATCCCAACCCCGGCAAGTTCGACCCGATCAGCGTTGGCCTGTCGATCGCGGCCATGCTCGGTATCGTCTACGCGATCAAGCACGGCGCTCAGGACGGTCTCGACGCCACCACCGTCTCCACCGCTGTCGGCGGACTGATACTGGCCACCCTCTTCGTCCTTCGCCAACGGCGAGCCCGCGACCCGCTGATCGACATCACCCTGTTCGCCGAACGTGCCTTCAGTGCAGCCGTTCTGGTTCAGTTCCTGGTGATCTTCGCACTCACCGGTTTCAGTTTGTTCGCCTCGCAGTATCTGCAGCTACTCGTCGGACTCGGGCCACTCGCCGCGGGGCTCTGGCTGCTGATACCGGCAGCAGCTGCAGCACTCGGAGCCGTCCTCTCGCCCACCCTGAGCAAATACGTCCCGACGGGTGCCATCATCGCCGGTGGACTGCTGCTGATTGCCTTCGGCTCGCTGACCATGCACTTCGTTGGCGCGAACTCGGGCATACCGTTGCTGATCACCGGGATGTCGCTCATCACCCTCGGTGTCGGCGCAGCGTCGACGCTCAACTCCGATATCGTCCTCACGGCCGCCGCGCCCGAAAAGGCAGGTGCCGCATCGGCGTTGTCCGAGACGGGAGCGGAACTGGGCGGCGCGGTCGGCATTGCAATTCTGGGCACCATCGGAACAACGGTCTATCGCAACGGCATAGAGAACTCACTGCCGCCGGAGACGCCCCCCGAGATCGCCGGACCCGCAGCCGAAACCGTCGGTGGGGGCATGGCCGTCGCCGATTACCTTCCTGCCCCGCTCGCCGACGCCCTGCGCGAACTCGCCGCGTCGAGCTTCATCGACGGGCTGAACCTCGCCGGTGCGTGGAGCGCAGGCTTGATGGCCGTCTCCACTGTGGTGGTCTTCCTGCTTCTGCGGGGGAAGGCGACGTCGTCCTAG
- a CDS encoding putative quinol monooxygenase: MTDVERILVLSDLKVVATITAKPDSVDIVRAGLAELAAESLHEDGNVSYELFESGSEPATFVTIEVWRSEDDLNAHMRTPHLQKALSEFGEHLAAPPAIHPLRVVR, translated from the coding sequence GTGACCGACGTCGAAAGGATTCTTGTGCTCAGTGATCTGAAGGTCGTCGCAACGATCACCGCGAAACCGGACTCGGTGGACATCGTCCGAGCTGGTTTGGCGGAACTCGCAGCAGAGTCGCTTCACGAGGACGGCAACGTGTCCTACGAGTTGTTCGAGTCCGGTTCGGAGCCCGCGACGTTCGTCACGATCGAGGTGTGGCGGTCAGAGGACGACCTCAACGCTCACATGCGCACTCCGCACCTGCAGAAGGCGCTCAGCGAATTCGGTGAGCATCTGGCCGCCCCGCCGGCCATCCATCCACTACGCGTGGTTCGGTAG
- a CDS encoding LysR family transcriptional regulator, translating into MRDEARHLLPLIPTLLAVADTEHITEAADLLDVPQPTVSRQIARASNILGVDVVERRGRGIALTAAGRILVPYLHRVAVDLEAGLDAMSEHDARARGRISISFQNTLGEDIVPALIKKFREEHPKVTFELDQGARARCLDRLDDGAADLAFVALSAEHTDANSFQLYDERLVLVVPAGHRLAGARSVDLTDTGDENYIAMGHGFGMRSICDELWAEAGITPTIAFEGQDIHTLRGLVGAGLGISILPRLRGHGPETVEVRIDDTTARRRIGMVWSPRTPASQVEAFRTLVVRSGRGLVVR; encoded by the coding sequence ATGCGCGACGAGGCCCGACACCTGCTCCCCCTCATACCGACACTGTTGGCCGTCGCTGATACCGAACACATCACCGAGGCAGCCGACCTTCTCGACGTGCCGCAGCCGACCGTCAGTCGCCAGATCGCCCGGGCGTCGAACATCCTCGGAGTCGACGTCGTCGAGAGGCGGGGGCGCGGTATCGCTCTGACTGCCGCCGGTCGCATTCTCGTGCCCTACCTGCACCGCGTCGCCGTCGACCTCGAAGCCGGACTGGACGCGATGAGCGAGCACGACGCCAGAGCCCGCGGCCGTATCTCCATCAGCTTCCAGAACACGCTCGGTGAGGACATCGTCCCCGCACTCATCAAGAAATTTCGTGAGGAGCATCCGAAGGTCACCTTCGAGCTCGACCAGGGTGCACGCGCCCGATGCCTCGACCGTCTCGACGACGGCGCGGCCGATCTCGCCTTCGTTGCGCTCAGCGCCGAGCACACCGATGCGAACTCGTTTCAGCTCTACGACGAGCGGCTGGTTCTCGTCGTACCCGCAGGCCACCGACTCGCGGGCGCACGTTCGGTCGACCTGACCGACACCGGCGACGAGAACTACATCGCCATGGGACACGGGTTCGGCATGCGGTCCATCTGCGACGAACTGTGGGCCGAGGCAGGCATCACACCCACGATTGCGTTCGAGGGCCAGGACATTCACACACTCCGCGGGCTCGTCGGGGCCGGCCTGGGTATTTCCATCCTGCCTCGGTTGCGCGGACACGGCCCCGAGACGGTAGAAGTACGCATCGACGACACCACTGCCCGACGCCGGATCGGGATGGTCTGGTCTCCTCGGACTCCCGCGAGCCAGGTCGAGGCGTTTCGCACTCTCGTCGTCCGCAGCGGTCGCGGGCTGGTGGTTAGGTAG
- a CDS encoding TIGR03618 family F420-dependent PPOX class oxidoreductase — MPKPPLPEDAIEILKKPNPAVMAVVRADGTPITAPTWYLWEDGKIVLNFQADRKRLEHIRANPKVSISVLDEASWYTHVTVHGSITLTDDPDLVDIDRISTFYTGVPYPVRDQARVTGHLEIDAYVGWGKVKTD; from the coding sequence ATGCCGAAGCCACCGCTGCCCGAAGATGCCATCGAAATCCTGAAGAAGCCGAACCCGGCCGTCATGGCCGTCGTCCGCGCCGACGGAACGCCCATCACCGCTCCCACCTGGTACCTGTGGGAGGACGGCAAGATCGTCCTCAACTTCCAGGCTGACCGCAAGCGCCTCGAGCACATCAGGGCCAATCCCAAGGTCTCGATCTCGGTGCTCGACGAAGCCAGTTGGTACACACACGTGACTGTCCACGGATCCATCACGCTGACCGACGATCCCGATCTGGTCGACATCGATCGCATCTCCACCTTCTACACCGGTGTGCCCTACCCGGTGCGCGACCAGGCCCGAGTCACCGGCCACCTCGAAATCGACGCCTACGTCGGCTGGGGCAAAGTCAAGACCGACTAG